In the genome of Actinomadura graeca, one region contains:
- a CDS encoding bifunctional folylpolyglutamate synthase/dihydrofolate synthase: MSRGVEWEIDPTLDRVRDLVDVLGDPHRAYPVIHVAGTNGKSSTARLIESLLRERGLRTGLYTSPEMTTLRERIAIDGEPISEERFAEAFQDVLPYVRLIDGKHPARLSFFEVLTAMAYAAFADAPVDVAVVEAGMGGVWDATNVADGTVAVITPIGLDHTRYLGETIEEIAAEKAGIIKPGAVAVLAQQPVEAAEVLLRRIAETGAAAAREGIEFGVLSRDVAVGGQQLRLQGLHGVYDEVFLPLFGEHQAGNAATALAAVEAFAGGAPTRGEANLEAATRIAPGEPYTGGEEGQLDPALVRSGFAKSASPGRLEVVRTGPTVLLDAAHNPAGMAASVATITESFGFTRLVGVLAAAADKDLAGILDQLEPVLAELVVTRSSSPRSMPPGELAEIAEGILGPDRVHVAERLDDAIDRAIGLAEETGEYQGAGVLITGSVVTVGDARTLLRVEEGR; this comes from the coding sequence ATGAGCCGCGGCGTCGAGTGGGAGATCGACCCCACGCTCGACCGCGTCCGCGACCTGGTCGACGTCCTGGGGGACCCCCACCGCGCCTACCCCGTCATCCACGTGGCCGGGACGAACGGCAAGTCCAGCACCGCGCGGCTCATCGAGTCGCTGCTGCGCGAGCGGGGGCTGCGGACCGGGCTGTACACCAGCCCCGAGATGACGACCCTGCGAGAGCGGATCGCGATCGACGGGGAGCCGATCAGCGAGGAGCGGTTCGCCGAGGCGTTCCAGGACGTGCTGCCCTACGTCCGGCTCATCGACGGCAAGCATCCGGCGCGGCTGTCGTTCTTCGAGGTCCTCACGGCGATGGCGTACGCGGCGTTCGCGGACGCGCCGGTCGACGTGGCGGTCGTGGAGGCGGGCATGGGCGGGGTCTGGGACGCCACGAACGTCGCCGACGGGACGGTCGCCGTGATCACCCCCATCGGCCTGGACCACACCCGCTACCTCGGTGAGACCATCGAGGAGATCGCGGCGGAGAAGGCCGGGATCATCAAGCCGGGGGCGGTCGCGGTGCTGGCCCAGCAGCCGGTCGAGGCCGCCGAGGTCCTGCTGCGCCGGATCGCGGAGACCGGCGCGGCCGCGGCCCGCGAGGGCATCGAGTTCGGCGTGCTCTCCCGGGACGTCGCGGTGGGCGGGCAGCAGCTCCGCCTCCAGGGCCTGCACGGTGTCTACGACGAGGTCTTCCTCCCGCTGTTCGGGGAGCACCAGGCGGGCAACGCCGCGACCGCGCTGGCCGCGGTGGAGGCGTTCGCCGGTGGCGCGCCGACCAGGGGGGAGGCCAACCTGGAGGCCGCGACGCGCATCGCGCCGGGCGAGCCCTACACCGGGGGCGAGGAGGGGCAGCTCGATCCGGCGCTGGTCCGCAGCGGGTTCGCCAAGTCGGCGTCGCCGGGACGGCTGGAGGTCGTCCGGACCGGCCCGACCGTCCTGCTGGACGCCGCGCACAACCCCGCCGGGATGGCCGCGAGCGTCGCCACGATCACCGAGTCCTTCGGCTTCACCCGCCTGGTCGGCGTGCTCGCCGCCGCGGCGGACAAGGACCTCGCGGGCATCCTCGACCAGCTCGAGCCCGTCCTCGCCGAGCTGGTGGTGACGCGCAGTTCGTCGCCGCGCTCGATGCCGCCCGGGGAACTGGCCGAGATCGCCGAGGGGATCCTCGGGCCCGACCGCGTCCACGTCGCGGAACGGCTGGACGATGCCATCGACCGGGCGATCGGGCTGGCCGAGGAGACCGGCGAGTACCAGGGTGCCGGCGTCCTGATCACCGGCTCGGTCGTCACCGTCGGGGACGCCCGGACGCTGCTGCGCGTCGAGGAGGGCCGGTGA
- a CDS encoding valine--tRNA ligase: MTQPSNERGQGAAADVDLPTQYRPADVEGRLYERWVSAGLFTADPARDPARRAYSIVIPPPNVTGSLHMGHALDHSIQDTLVRRRRMQGYEALWVPGMDHAGIATQNVVERELAKEGLSRHDLGREAFVERVWKWKGESGGRILGQMRRLGDGVDWTREAFTMDDHRARAVRTIFKRLFDDGLIHRAERIINWCPRCLTALSDIEVEHADREGELVSIRYGSGEEEIVVATTRAETMLGDTAVAVHPGDERYRHLVGRDIELPLTGRRIPVVADEHVDPAFGTGAVKVTPAHDPNDFEIGRRHDLPFLSVLDERGVITAHGPFEGLDRFEARPAVVAALREQGRIVKEVRPYEHSVGHCQRCATVVEPRVSLQWFVKVGPLARAAGDAVRDGRVAIHPPEMAARYFEWVDNMHDWCISRQLWWGHRIPVWYGPDGEVVCPGPDEEPPAGWTQDTDVLDTWFSSALWPFSTLGWPDKTPELERFYPTSVLVTGYDILFFWVARMMMFGLYAMDGVPPFTTIALHGMVRDQHGKKMSKSFGNVVDPLDWIDRYGADATRFTLLRGANPGGDVPVAEDWAQGSRNFCNKLWNATRFALINGAHVRGPVPGELSTVDAWVLSRLHAVIAEVDAHLESYDFAKACETLYHFAWDEVCDWYVELAKVQLADGRAEATRRVLGEVLDNLLRLLHPVVPFVTEELWTSLTGTGGDAGAVRTIVTAPWPEADPGRADRGAEAAVESLQRLVTEVRRFRSDQGLKPGQKVAAALEWGASPLAAHEEGVRALLRLTAPGDGFTATASLPVEGVTVRLDTAGAIDVAAERKRLEKDLAAARKEVDQARRKLGNEAFMAKAPEAVVAKNRERLGQAEADIDRLEAQLAALPAG, encoded by the coding sequence GCAATGAGCGCGGCCAAGGGGCCGCCGCGGACGTCGACCTGCCCACCCAGTACCGACCGGCCGACGTCGAGGGCCGGCTGTACGAGCGCTGGGTATCCGCGGGGCTGTTCACCGCCGACCCGGCACGCGACCCCGCGCGGCGCGCCTACTCGATCGTGATCCCGCCGCCGAACGTCACCGGCTCGCTGCACATGGGCCACGCCTTGGACCACTCGATCCAGGACACGCTCGTCCGGCGCCGCCGCATGCAGGGGTACGAGGCGCTGTGGGTGCCCGGCATGGACCACGCGGGCATCGCCACGCAGAACGTGGTGGAGCGGGAGCTGGCCAAGGAGGGCCTGTCCCGGCACGACCTCGGCCGCGAGGCGTTCGTGGAGCGGGTCTGGAAGTGGAAGGGCGAGTCCGGCGGCCGGATCCTCGGCCAGATGCGCCGCCTCGGCGACGGCGTCGACTGGACGCGCGAGGCGTTCACCATGGACGACCACCGCGCCAGGGCCGTCCGCACGATCTTCAAGCGGCTGTTCGACGACGGGCTGATCCACCGCGCCGAGCGCATCATCAACTGGTGCCCGCGCTGCCTGACCGCGCTGTCGGACATCGAGGTCGAGCACGCCGACCGCGAGGGCGAGCTGGTCTCCATCCGCTACGGCTCGGGCGAGGAGGAGATCGTCGTCGCCACGACCCGGGCGGAGACGATGCTCGGGGACACCGCCGTCGCCGTCCACCCCGGCGACGAGCGGTACCGGCATCTGGTCGGGCGGGACATCGAGCTCCCGCTGACCGGCCGCCGCATCCCCGTCGTCGCCGACGAGCACGTCGACCCCGCGTTCGGCACGGGCGCGGTCAAGGTCACCCCGGCGCACGACCCGAACGACTTCGAGATCGGCCGCCGCCACGACCTGCCGTTCCTGTCCGTCCTGGACGAGCGGGGCGTCATCACCGCGCACGGCCCCTTCGAGGGCCTGGACCGGTTCGAGGCGCGGCCCGCGGTGGTCGCTGCGCTGCGCGAGCAGGGCCGGATCGTCAAGGAGGTCCGCCCGTACGAGCACTCCGTCGGCCACTGCCAGCGCTGCGCCACCGTCGTCGAGCCGCGCGTGTCGCTGCAGTGGTTCGTCAAGGTCGGCCCGCTGGCGCGGGCGGCGGGCGACGCCGTGCGCGACGGGCGCGTCGCGATCCACCCGCCGGAGATGGCGGCCCGCTACTTCGAGTGGGTCGACAACATGCACGACTGGTGCATCAGCCGCCAGCTGTGGTGGGGGCACCGCATCCCCGTCTGGTACGGCCCGGACGGCGAGGTCGTCTGCCCCGGCCCCGACGAGGAGCCGCCCGCCGGGTGGACGCAGGACACCGACGTCCTCGACACCTGGTTCTCCTCCGCGCTGTGGCCGTTCTCCACGCTCGGCTGGCCGGACAAGACCCCGGAGCTGGAGCGCTTCTACCCGACGTCGGTGCTGGTCACCGGGTACGACATCCTGTTCTTCTGGGTCGCCCGGATGATGATGTTCGGCCTGTACGCGATGGACGGCGTGCCGCCGTTCACGACCATCGCGCTGCACGGGATGGTCCGCGACCAGCACGGCAAGAAGATGTCCAAGTCGTTCGGCAACGTCGTCGACCCGCTCGACTGGATCGACCGCTACGGCGCCGACGCGACCCGCTTCACCCTGCTGCGCGGCGCGAACCCCGGCGGCGACGTCCCCGTCGCGGAGGACTGGGCGCAGGGGTCCCGCAACTTCTGCAACAAGCTGTGGAACGCGACGCGCTTCGCGCTGATCAACGGCGCCCACGTGCGCGGCCCGGTGCCCGGGGAGCTCTCCACGGTGGACGCGTGGGTGCTCTCGCGCCTGCACGCGGTCATCGCCGAGGTGGACGCGCACCTGGAGTCCTACGACTTCGCCAAGGCGTGCGAGACGCTCTACCACTTCGCGTGGGACGAGGTGTGCGACTGGTACGTGGAGCTGGCGAAGGTCCAGCTCGCGGACGGCCGGGCGGAGGCGACGCGCCGCGTCCTCGGCGAGGTCCTCGACAATCTCCTGCGGCTGCTGCACCCGGTCGTCCCGTTCGTCACCGAGGAGCTGTGGACGTCGCTGACGGGCACCGGCGGGGACGCCGGCGCCGTCCGCACCATCGTCACGGCGCCCTGGCCCGAGGCCGACCCGGGGCGCGCCGACCGGGGCGCCGAGGCCGCCGTGGAGTCGCTGCAGCGGCTCGTCACGGAGGTCCGCCGGTTCCGGTCCGACCAGGGCCTCAAGCCGGGGCAGAAGGTCGCCGCCGCCCTGGAGTGGGGGGCCTCGCCGCTGGCGGCGCACGAGGAGGGCGTCCGCGCGCTGCTGCGGCTGACCGCGCCCGGCGACGGCTTCACCGCCACCGCGTCCCTGCCGGTGGAGGGCGTCACGGTCCGGCTGGACACGGCCGGCGCCATCGACGTCGCCGCCGAGCGCAAGCGGCTGGAGAAGGACCTCGCCGCCGCGCGCAAGGAGGTCGACCAGGCGCGGCGCAAGCTCGGCAACGAGGCGTTCATGGCCAAGGCGCCCGAGGCCGTCGTCGCCAAGAACCGGGAGCGGCTGGGCCAGGCCGAGGCCGACATCGACCGCCTGGAGGCGCAGCTCGCGGCGCTGCCGGCGGGCTGA
- a CDS encoding DUF4233 domain-containing protein: MRAGRPRGAAPNPARRLLAAVLACEAIVIALAIPVAVTVLDVDGGTAGLVCGGLAVVCVLMTGLLRFPWAVPAGSVLQVLIIATGVMVPTMFFLGALFGALWATGIWMGRKADSIAAR; this comes from the coding sequence GTGAGGGCCGGCCGGCCGCGGGGCGCGGCCCCGAACCCCGCCCGCCGCCTGCTCGCCGCCGTGCTGGCCTGCGAGGCGATCGTGATCGCCCTCGCCATCCCGGTGGCGGTGACCGTCCTGGACGTGGACGGCGGCACCGCCGGGCTCGTGTGCGGGGGGCTCGCGGTGGTCTGCGTGCTGATGACCGGGCTGCTGCGGTTCCCGTGGGCGGTGCCGGCGGGCTCGGTGCTCCAGGTTCTGATCATCGCGACCGGGGTCATGGTGCCGACCATGTTCTTCCTCGGTGCGTTGTTCGGGGCGCTTTGGGCAACGGGAATATGGATGGGACGCAAGGCGGATTCCATCGCGGCGCGCTAA